The genomic stretch CCCATCTACCCAGAATCTGACCATATTCTCTTCGGTGAGGTATTGTTGCCCATCCTGTAAAAACATGACGAGCCGAACTATCCCGCGGTTTATATATACGCTGATGTTTTCCTGGATGAACTTGTAGCCCCACACGAATATCCAGATTGTTAGAATAGTCGGCAGTAGTACCGCCAGCCCACGCAAAAAGTAGCTTTTAAAACGTCCTCTATCACGCATATTTTTAACAACAAGTCCTTTGCTGTTATCGAGTTACAAGCTTTCAGCTAACCCTGATATATTCCGGGGCTGGCCATAAAAACCACACCCTGTCCGCAACGCTATAGTTTAATCTATGGACTTATTACGGTCAACAAAAAAGTCCTTTGGCAAATGTGCGCCAAGCAGGTGAATTACCACCCCCGGCAAAGAGCCGATTAGCCACAAGATTCGATGATAAGACGCCAAAGCCAGCACTTGCTCATCGAGGCCTACAGCTACCTTGCCGAACAATAATTTCAATGTGCCTTCCCAAATTCCTAATGCTCCTATACTTATCGGCAGGGAACCTACTACCCATGCGATCGGGAAGAAAACAAAGTAATATTTCATGGGTACGTCAATACCAATTTCCCGTCCAACAAGCCACATACCGAAAATAAATATTGACTGGCACAGGAAAGTAAGCAGTAGCGCCAAAATAAGCGTGAATATCTTTGAACAATAAATGCGAATGGCGTTGCTGATTTTATGCAGGAATATTTTACCTTTCTCGTCGACCAGTCTAAAAGCTTTTCTGAGGAGATTTCGGCCCTTAGCGTTTGAGATGAAAGCCAAAAGCGATAGCACAAAAGCTATGCCTATAGCTGCAAGAATCCACTTGTGTTCATTCCAGATTTGTGACAAATTCAGATTAAAGGAAAATATCAAACGCTCCTTTTGCCTATCAACAGGTATAAGCCAGTAGCAGCAAAAAGCCATAATGACCGTGCCTGCCAAACCTATGGCCCTATCGACCAGCACGCTCAAGGCAGCTTCCA from Phycisphaerae bacterium encodes the following:
- a CDS encoding lysylphosphatidylglycerol synthase transmembrane domain-containing protein, giving the protein MAKVKSKKSKYISYLLRIIVAAGALYLTFRGENLAKIANVLLGINFWIFAASLVTWFLSQVVFVARWCLLMRAQSIHIGFWPAFNLNLLGIFYNNCLPTAIGGDLVRAWYVTNHTDKKLEAALSVLVDRAIGLAGTVIMAFCCYWLIPVDRQKERLIFSFNLNLSQIWNEHKWILAAIGIAFVLSLLAFISNAKGRNLLRKAFRLVDEKGKIFLHKISNAIRIYCSKIFTLILALLLTFLCQSIFIFGMWLVGREIGIDVPMKYYFVFFPIAWVVGSLPISIGALGIWEGTLKLLFGKVAVGLDEQVLALASYHRILWLIGSLPGVVIHLLGAHLPKDFFVDRNKSID